The nucleotide sequence TTCTTCCGGGTGCTAGCGCGGGACAATCAGTGCAGCCACTTGTTATGCCGATCAGGATTCCCATAATGGAGAAAAAAGGAGACTTGAGCCGTTCAGGAGAGGAAAAAGGAGGAGGTGAGACTCAAGAAAGccaaggagaagagaggagcagagggaagaggagaggcgATGTATCTTACAAAATTATAAAGTGTTTTTGAACTGCTGGTTTTCTGCACAGGTCGATGCAAGAAAAATAGTTACCATCATTGTGCGCTTGCGCCACAGCAGCTCAATTCCCAGACAGGGATGCATTTCTGAATCACATGAATGTTTTGATTTGCAGTGAAACAGCTACAAAATATCCAAGTTACACAAGTCCAGTTTTAGCAGTTGAAACAAGATTGGTCCAGATTAAGTCAACAAATCACGACAGCACACACGAATAAAAACAGAGCGTTTGTGGTTTCAAGAGTTTCACTGGATGTCTTGTCATGGGACAAGTCTGTCTTTAAGGCCAACACCCTAAAATTAACATTGTCATAAAGACCAAGAGTAGGTAGTGgttttgtgtgtatgcgtgcatgcttgtgtgtcagACGCATACAAGCTAATGACCTTTTTGGAACTTGCATTACTTGGCGAAGAGAATAGGAACACTGGAAAAATGTATTCAGTTAACTTCTAGTTGATTACCAAGTCTATCTGCTACACAGATTTATCATCTCCGGATTTTCTTATCACGTAAGAAAACGCAGCAAAGGAAGACCAACTGGGAAAAGGAAACTATGATCAGTCTGTAGGCAGCCGTGACTGGAATTGATTGATTTCCCTGACTCAAACAATAGTCAGAGCCAACAAGGACATGGTGACCAATGAACGGGCGTAACAAAACTTTAGGAGTCTTTGAAATGCCTTGCAGTGCATGACTGAGGACCATATTCAGACATCTCACTGAAAGTCGGATACCATCAAACGCCATCAAATTTGACATCGCTTTAAACGGCATCATTATATCACTCGCAACACAACTTTTCCAGTCAAACAGGGGAAGAAAGTAAGTCTCTACTGCATCAACATTACACCTTAacactctttctccccaattgcacttggccaattaccccactcttccgagccgtcccggtccctgctccaccccctctgccaatccggggagggctgcagactaccacatgccccctccgatacatgtggagtcgccagccgcttcttttcacccgacaatgaagcgttttgccagggggacgtagcgtgtgggaggatcacgctattcatcccccccaagttccccctccccccggaaacaggcgccccgaccaaccagaggaggtgctagtgcagcgaccaggacacatacccacgtccggcttcccacccacagacacggccaattgtgtctgtagggacgctcgaccaagccggaggtaacacggggattcaaaccggtgatccccgtgttggtaggcaacggaatagaccgtcgcgctacccggatgctccacCTTGACAGTTGTTAAATGAGATGTTGGATGCGAATGGAAATACCAAAGTCGCCTAAAAGTCCTGTTGGGCCATGCCAACCTTGGCACAAAACTTCCCACTTTTGTTTTCCTTCGTTTTCTCTCAcgactttccttttaacaacaaaaatatcaGCCTTGCTGTTATTGGAGCAATTGGTTTGGTTCTCCTGTGTCCCGCTGATGGGCAGCAGAATTGGCTAGCGTTTACTCCAGACAGGGAAGTGGGCAGTGATCCACACGCCAACACAGGCATGCTGGCACCAAGCTGTTCCTCGTGATTCATCCTGCGAATCAGAGAGGAGTGTAGGAAAGGTGTTAACAGGAGTCAAGGGAGTGATGATGACACGCCATTTGTGTCCTCCTGTCTCACCTTCCTGTGGAGCCCCACGGTCGCCTTAgggtggagagatgctggtttTTGCCAAGCTGACTCTATGAGTCTGCTTTTGCTTGCACAAATGTGGGATTTTTCATTTCGGTGTTAATTTTCACATGGCCGCTTTCACTCCATCTCCCTTTAACTCGCTTTCACACTAGCTTCCTTTCTTTTACTCACAATACGTGCATCGTTTCACATCTACACGTGCTATTCTGGATCTGAACTGAAACAAATTCCCCCGAGACACTTTCTGCAACGATGATGTGGACCAAAATTAGATCCTAAAAGCTGCGTGCTTTGTTTAGCCACCAGAGAATGAAGCTCTTTCTTTGAGAACATTCAAAGCAACAACAGTTGGATATAATCACCGCAATGACACGAGGCCCTCTAAACTTGGCAAACACAACTGGTCACATCATGGCTGCTTCATATCAGCTGAAGAGGGTCCCTCCCCTGACACGGTAATGTACAACCTCCTGAAGAGGCAGACTTAAATTATGGTTTGGTGTTTCTCTGAATGTTGTTGCTCATTATTAGAATATAAGTTTAAAGTGAAAAAAGTAGATGTTTCATATATTCATGAAAAGTTGAACCGAACACAAATGCTGCCCTATAAGGAATCCACTAGATCCTCACATTCCTACATGTCCCAAACTAGAAGCCGGCCAGTATAATCATACGCTTCTGTTGCTGAGGGGCTTTGCtagtggaaaaacaaaaaaaaaaaaacacggtgaAGTGCCTTTCTCAAAGGTCACTGCAAAGTCCAGCGTAGTTACCATGGCAGGGTGCGGCGAGTTAAACGAAAGCTGGCACTCACCGTCCGTGCAGATGAAGCActtgcagagacacacacacaggcacaggagAAGGATGGCGGCCACGCCACACACggagatgaggataaccagggctGGACCCACTGtggcaagcaaacacacacacgcacgcacgcacgcgcacacacacacacacacacacacacacacacacaatgcacacaaacAAGCTTTATTTCCAATATACAGTGTGTGCGTGTTTAAGAACGACATTGTGAAACATGACATCTGGACTAAAAATGTTAGACGCTGTGGTTTGGGAATAATGCTTTTTGTAGGATGCGGACCACTATAGCCTTTCCCCTACACTATAACATTACTGGTCTGAGTGCCCCTTCAAAGAAGCCAAAATTACCCGGGACTAAAATAGATGAGAGCCCACATCCACGGAACCAGACTTGCATTCCTCTACAGCTCAACTATTACCGTAAAACTTCGACTGATGATTTTTGTCACAATTTGACAAAATTTTGAGACGGGCTGGAGTAATTTACTTCTTCTATCTGAAGATTTGTCCACCGTCAATAACATCATTCAGACAGTTGGAATAAGGAAACGGGGTGGGGTAGAGAGAGATACAACGAGAAAGCTCTGGTGGGAGTCGTTTCCAGGGCGCTAATGGCTACCTTGGTCACAATGGCATAAATTTTTGCCAAAATGAGCGCCTGACTGTGCATATTGTTCTCATGCAATTGCTTTCATTGTGTTGCTCGTAATAACACATGACGCCACGATCACAGATTTTAGTTGCCTATTTCAGTCTCTCCTGTGGTTAGCATTAACCAGTTTACATTGCGCCAAAGTGTTGCCCGTGTATCATCCGCTAAACAGAGATGCACTTTAACCAGAATCAGACAGTAACTGTGCAGGACTGGCCCAGGTATCACTGACAGATCACGAGCTCATCTTAAGTGAAATTGTCTGTATCTGTTTCCTGTTAGATAATTTCATTGATTTTTCCAGGCAGACTGTACCTAATTGTACCGTTCTCGCCATTTCCCTGCTTCACACTGAAACAGAGGCATATGCCAGTGGAACAATTAAGAGGTCAGGTGCATTGCTTAAGAGCAAATTAGAGGTAACCACTGAATTTTTCCATTTCCCCATCCAGATTTTGGCAGCTGTCTAGAGGTTTGAAACCACGGCTTTTTGGGTTACACGCTCGCTCCCTCTAACCTCTAATtcttaaagggaaacaatttTGAGCATTATTTCTATATAATTATGTTGCAGGGATAAAACTCCATTTAGCAGCCATGATAATTATCAGTCTTCTGCGTGCCTCTGTAATGCCGCAAAAAAATGTGTGATAAAGTTGGACTGGCAAATAATTTTACTGGCAGACGGTACATGAAAGGGaaagtgggaagatggtggcacgaatttacatctgcggcggcctcacccagtacccgtGTAGGAAGAGGGCGGCGCGAAGTCATGTTTGCGACgtccatgcactgtctttgtgcacgtctgcatctaagtttgtgtcttcatttgatggctgggagagctgatgctgcatcagctgggagagcttggtctgctggatcctgtgggcccagggaccacggccctgcctggagctgtgcccgaggaggtaacaccaagggcgatgTGACAgcatgcggaagtggggcaggctaagctaactgctagcccatgcagaacggcagttccgatagcaccgagggcggtctggcggtggcctcgcctggtgttgactgtggtgtttttggtgttgtcgtgtggagtgcggggaggtgtgttgaaggtgtctggttgggacagctggtgttggatttgctgggggagcctggtctgctgcgtccggtgggcccaaggaccacggccctgcctggagctgcgcctgaagaggcaacaccgagggcggtctgacaggacgcggaagcagggcgggctaagctaactgctagcccatgcagaccagcagtaccgacagtcatcctggctggcgttcgttctcctggacagtgattttttgttgttgtttagtttggatatatatgttagtttggatatgtgtgttcttgtagtttttggatatgtgtttttgtctttgtgttgcactgctgggggcaacgatatttcttttaattttatgtacgcaagtacatgaaatgaaatgacaaacaaagtgttcctgattcctgatgaatGTGAAAACGGACTTCCTGGTTGGTCGATAGGCTGCgttgtataagaaaatgcaaatatcaACGCTACGTACGgtcgtataataataataataacgttaTTTTATACAGCTGTGCgtagtgttgttattcacattttctgaTGCAGTGCagcctatcagcaaaccaggaagggCGTTTTCAGATTCTGCAGATTATCCACCAGTCACATCACAAGTggacacttttctgcacaatttcagcTTATATCAGAAACACACAGATTGTTCAGGATTACGGCTGCTGATGGAGCGTTACCCTACAACATACAGAGAGACATAATGTTGGCATTGTTTCCCCTTTCAAGGCATAGAGCAGATCTGGATGCAGTTTATCACTGCATATATCTCAAACTCACAAAGAAAAATGTTGACGACCTCTCCCAATATCACATCCCCATGAATATTTTCATGTTGAAAGATCCACAGTTTGATAGtcacggtttggacatttgtgCCATTTGACCAGCCAACATCTAACCTCCTCACCGTTGGTATTGAGGGACACTGACATCGGTTTCTCCAGGCCCTGGTGGTGTACGATACATTTGACGGACAGCTCGTTGAGCAGCCCTGACTGGAGGAGCAGAGTGCTGGTCACCAGCGTTGTGCCATCTCCCTGTTCGTAGGAGGAGGAAATGGGCGGTCCCAGCGTCCGGTTGTCCCCCCCCACATTCCATGTGATCTCCGCTGCGGGCCGGGACCGAGTGGTGCAGTTGGCCTCGATCACGCCGGATGACGCGGTCACATAGGCCACCTCTGGTTTCGGTAACACTGCGGAAAAGGAAGGGAAAATTGGGCAACACTTTGACACTTATGATATTTTAAGCAGAGTTTATTCCTGAAACTAACATAAGGAACAATAAAACAcatgtaaatatatttatatttccTGAAGCGCCAACTAACATTTCTTGCACGAAACCAATTTAGGTGTGTCAAAATAAGTAAATTCCCATTTTTAGAGTGAAATCTGCCAAAATTTGCATGGGCAATCTATTAGTCACAGGAATGTGTCACACTTTTaaaatgttgttttgtttgtgtcaTATTCATCTCATGTTTATCAGCCTCTGTGATGGTGTCGGCCATTGTGTATTGTCTGAGCCCACAGACAACAGACTGCATGATGGaacgacagagatggagagacagagtatGCCATGTGTCTATCGCTCCCTCTCTATTCcttggatgcaatgacacatgcccTTCCCAGACTTGCTGGCCTGTAAACAACATCTCTCTTACAGACAGTACGCAGAAGAAGAACAGCTTTTTCTTACTCTGTGTGTGGGCACGCACACGCTCCTGTGTGTCTTGTCTTTGGTTTGGTCATTGAGAACAAAAGCAAAGCTTGTTTGGCAGACAAGGAGAaggatattctctctctctctctctcacacacacacacacacacacacacacacacacacacatttttgtacGTCAATCTTTCCAAGGACCCttactgactacattcattccctggcccttaaccctaaccttaaccattagaaCTACGTGCCTaacctgaacctgaacctgaacctAATCcacatcctaattctaaccttaaccctacacaCAAGACCTAACCCCAAAACAGACCctgagagaagtgagagtgaggactggccaaaatgtcctcacgctGATGTTTAAAAACTCAAATGGGTCTTAACAAAGATAGAAgttcaagaacacacacacgcacgcacgcacacacacacagaggccttgTGTCTAGGAAAACAGTGAGGCACTCATCCCCTGGGCTTTCACCCAAATTAATCAGCCCCTCTTCCCTTAACACCCCTCCCTCAGCTCAGTCAACATtatcagacacccccccccccacacacacacacacacacacatacacacagacactttcTCCCTCGGAGAGAAAGATCAACAGCCACTTATTCCATTGGAACAACGTTTTTCCAAGAGCCTTCCCACTTGCCAGTTAAACTCTTGTCGGACAGCAGCTGTGAGCATCATTTACCGGACACTGGGGTCCAGAGCTCTCCTGCACGGTGGCAGCAGTGGATGAACGGGGTTGTCCGGGGTTAAGCACCACTACGGGACGTGAAGCACAATGGCAGGTCATAAAAGTAGTCTGGTGGCTACTCTAAAGCAACTCTCACCACAGAGCTGCCTGAGGTTTGTTTACACACTTTGCTTCCCTTTCCTGTCCTATATCAGGGGAGTGTACACActcagcacacacaacacacgtacatacacacacacatacacaacacctcATTCCATCACTACGTTTCCTTCCAGCCCACACTATCTCACCAGTGTGTGTCGACatcatccggaaagtattctcAAAGCCCTGCGGTGCAGCAGCATGTGGTCCTTATACATGAACTGATGAGCAAAATTATACAATGGCCGCCATCCATTTGGCACTTGGTAGTCCAGTGAGAGGGCTCTATAAACGCCCCCTGTTTGACGACAATGAGATTAGCTCACGCGTAcacatttttcttcttctactgGCTGCTTAGAAAAAAAGTGTAAGCTGTTTCTTATATGTTCGAAATGATCCATCAGGACCAAACCTGTGAAGACATGACATCACCACGTTCCATGCTCGACCTAAGCCAACTGTATGACCCCCCCATTTGAGTTGTCTTTTAAAAACCCACCCGTCCGTGCACGCAGACCAATACACCCACATTGGAGGCGTTTACATTACCATCTCATCCGGAGTGACATGAGAGTCAGCCAtacatccatctgttatccaaaccgcttatcctgctctctgggtggcggggatgctggagcctaacccagcagccattgggcggcaggcagggagacaccctggacaggccgctgggccatcacagggccgaccgacacacattcacacctcgggacaatttattacggccgaatcacctgacctacatgtctttgaactgtgggagaaaacccacgcaacacagggtgaacatgcaaactccacacagaggacgaccccggggctcgaacccagggccttcttgctgtgatacaaccgtgctaaccaccgcgccaccataCCGCCAACATGAGAATCAAAACCCTCCAGCTCCATGAGCATCCATTATTCTGACAGTAATAGCAAAAGGTAAATTCAACACCAATCATTCAATAAAAAGAAGCCACAATTCAGTCTTGAGTTGAAGCACAATGATGAGTGACGGAAGGACATACACATTACACGGCAGGTTTTGAACCGGCGACCATTTAGTTACAGGACACCGTCTCCAACTGTACATGCGCCCCCGTCGACTAACCTACCATACACCGAGAGGCAGGCGGTGGCTCTCCTGGTGCCCTCTGGGTAGGTGTGAAACTCACAGGTGTAGCAGCCCTCGTCCTCGGGGTTGACCGGCTGAATGGTGAGCTGCGTGTCTCCCAGCGATCGGCTGAGGCTCACCCTGCCCAGGTAGGGCTCCTCCATGATGGCGCGGCCGTGTTTGGCGTAGGAGGCCACGGTGGTGGTGTCACCCTGCTCGGCCGTCTTCCTCCACAGGATCTGCTTCACCCTCTCGGGGAGGCTGTACCAGCAGGACAGGGTCACCATCTTCCCGCTCACGGCTGTCTTATTACCCTCCATGCCCACATTCACTGAGACgacaggagagaagagggatACGGTTGAGAGGGGCTGTTTTCGCTGATGGGGAAAACTAGGGGATTTTGTTTGTTCGACGAGATCGCAAGAGACAAAGATTTAAAATTTGCATGAATAATTTCTACCATGGATCATGGATCTCTGCTCTCAGCCTCATTTGATAGGTGGATACCTGTGTACTGGACAACACATTTTGAATGGGTTTCAACCCACTATGTACAATGCCATTTCATAATAATTTACCAAAATGGGATAAAGATGGCtttcaggggcatctgggtagtgtagcggtctattccattgcctaccaacacggggatcgccagttcgaatccctgcgttacctccgacttggtcgggcgttcctacagacacagttggccgtatctgcgggtgggaagccggatgtgggtatgtgtcctggtcgatgcactagcgcctcctctggtcggtcggggcgcctgcccggggggagggggaactgcggggaatagcgtgatcctcccatgcgcaatgtccccccggcgaaactcctcaccgtcaggtgaaaagaagcggctggcgactccacgtgtatcggaggaggcatgtggtagtccgcagccctccctggatcggcagaagggggtggagcagtgacctggacagctcggaaaaatatgggtaattggctaagtacaactggggagaaaaaaacggggggaaaaaatccccccaaaaaaggtttTCAGGTCAAAGCAGCAAAATATATGCTGGAAAAAACTGGCTCGTCACTAGTTTGCAGGTCATGCAATACATTTGTTGTGTACAATCTGCGTAATTCTACAAACACAAAGAGCGTGCTTCAAATTACGGTGTTGTCCATCGCTCTCCAAGGGCAATTTTGCAAATGAAATTATTGCATAATTGACCATGGACAAGAGTGACATCTCTAACGCCACATGCATTTTTCATTGCATTTTGACTTGGGCTGAATGTGTAGCTTAATGTCATATGATCAGTAGGTTACGGACTGCCTTTTTGTACATGTTTTGAACAGTGTTTCGTGACACTATCGGTCACGTTTTGAAATATTTGTACCCTCTAAATTTACgactgggtaaaaaaaaaaaaagttcatttgtCGACTCCAAAAGACTTACAAAACTGTATGATTTGTCAGGCTTCAGACAAGAATTTGGCGTGTACATACGCATTCAAGTCGATATAAGAAACACTGtcccagggtgtgtgtgtggtgtgtgtgtgtgtgtgtgtgcgtgagcgttGAGCAGTAACAACAGGAAGCAGTGGTGCCGTCTGGGTGGGCTCTGACTttcttctctggcctctggtgcGGGAGGTCAAACCTCAGCCGACTACTTCCTGTTCAAGATTGAATCAGCAGA is from Lampris incognitus isolate fLamInc1 chromosome 21, fLamInc1.hap2, whole genome shotgun sequence and encodes:
- the LOC130131618 gene encoding OX-2 membrane glycoprotein-like, yielding MWGSALSLCLLLWIEGIIISTIQGEVMAPASVSAEAGRPFTLGCNITVGTQDKVRQVRWLNRYGQVLLAYELGVPVRITTHQPGVQLNTSHNDASAITIRKVRPVDEGCYQCIFDVYPSGLQKGNTCLNVTVNVGMEGNKTAVSGKMVTLSCWYSLPERVKQILWRKTAEQGDTTTVASYAKHGRAIMEEPYLGRVSLSRSLGDTQLTIQPVNPEDEGCYTCEFHTYPEGTRRATACLSVYVLPKPEVAYVTASSGVIEANCTTRSRPAAEITWNVGGDNRTLGPPISSSYEQGDGTTLVTSTLLLQSGLLNELSVKCIVHHQGLEKPMSVSLNTNVGPALVILISVCGVAAILLLCLCVCLCKCFICTDD